In Mesotoga sp. Brook.08.105.5.1, the following proteins share a genomic window:
- a CDS encoding sugar ABC transporter ATP-binding protein has product MAEKLLEMKNISKRFGGVLALDSVDFEMEKGEVHCLVGENGSGKSTLIKIISGIHSPDPGGEIYVDGRRISHQKSSNSVREGIQVIYQDLSLFPNLTVAENIAISSRVETGSRLMNWKETEKEAVRTMKKIGVSLDTRREVSQLSIAERQIVAICRAINANARLVIMDEPTASLSKNEVQSLIKVINELQNREIATLFVSHKLDEIMAVAQRVTVLRDGKKVGVFDASELTRQKLSYLMTGKEFEYSKLPPYSGDEVVLEVRKLSRTDNYKDIDLKVHKGEIVCITGLMGSGRTEFVLSLFGMNPPDDGEILLEGKRINPRSALAAMRAGIAYVPEDRLQHGLVMEQSVSKNIVLTFLKRILSKIRLLSKVKERTEVRRWVDELSIKIPSVDSPVNTLSGGNQQRVVIAKWLAINPKVLILDSPTVGIDVAAKDSIYKIVRELAAEGISIIMITDEAEEAIYHSNTTYIMSAGRIVGKYNSSELTEKELYEKINGQ; this is encoded by the coding sequence ATGGCTGAGAAGTTGTTGGAGATGAAGAATATCTCGAAGAGATTCGGAGGTGTACTTGCCCTCGATTCAGTCGATTTCGAAATGGAGAAGGGAGAGGTCCACTGCCTGGTTGGTGAGAACGGTTCGGGCAAAAGTACCCTGATAAAGATCATCTCGGGTATTCACTCGCCCGATCCCGGCGGCGAGATATATGTTGACGGCAGGAGAATAAGTCACCAGAAGTCTTCAAATAGCGTAAGGGAAGGTATTCAGGTAATATATCAGGATTTGTCGCTCTTCCCGAATTTGACTGTGGCCGAGAACATCGCCATCTCTTCCAGAGTGGAGACCGGAAGCCGTCTAATGAACTGGAAAGAGACCGAAAAAGAGGCCGTCAGAACCATGAAGAAGATCGGAGTTTCTCTTGATACTCGAAGGGAAGTCAGCCAGCTATCCATTGCAGAAAGACAAATAGTTGCTATCTGCAGGGCAATAAACGCGAATGCACGGCTGGTGATTATGGATGAGCCGACAGCTTCTCTCAGCAAGAATGAAGTTCAGTCTCTCATTAAAGTGATCAACGAGCTTCAGAACAGAGAGATAGCCACGCTTTTCGTCAGCCACAAACTTGATGAAATAATGGCTGTGGCCCAACGAGTTACGGTTCTTCGCGACGGAAAGAAAGTCGGAGTGTTTGACGCTTCGGAGCTTACAAGACAGAAACTCTCATATCTCATGACGGGAAAAGAGTTCGAATACTCGAAGCTTCCTCCATATTCTGGCGATGAAGTCGTTCTTGAAGTGAGAAAGCTTTCCAGAACCGACAACTACAAAGACATTGATCTAAAGGTTCACAAGGGAGAGATAGTCTGTATTACAGGGTTGATGGGTTCAGGCAGAACCGAGTTCGTTCTCTCTCTATTCGGAATGAATCCTCCCGACGACGGAGAGATCTTGTTAGAAGGGAAGAGAATCAACCCTCGAAGTGCCCTGGCCGCTATGAGAGCTGGGATTGCATATGTGCCCGAGGATCGATTGCAACATGGTCTCGTTATGGAACAGTCAGTAAGCAAGAACATTGTGCTTACGTTTCTGAAGAGAATACTGTCGAAAATCAGGCTCTTGAGCAAGGTCAAGGAGAGAACAGAAGTGAGGCGTTGGGTCGATGAACTTTCGATAAAGATTCCGTCTGTTGATTCTCCCGTGAATACTCTTTCCGGCGGCAACCAGCAGAGAGTTGTAATCGCCAAGTGGCTTGCAATAAACCCGAAGGTGTTGATCCTTGATTCGCCGACGGTGGGAATCGATGTTGCCGCAAAAGACAGCATATATAAGATAGTAAGAGAACTGGCGGCAGAAGGCATTTCTATTATCATGATCACCGATGAAGCTGAAGAAGCCATATACCATTCAAATACGACGTACATAATGAGTGCGGGCAGAATAGTCGGTAAGTATAATTCCAGCGAGCTTACGGAGAAAGAGCTGTATGAGAAGATCAACGGACAGTAA
- a CDS encoding autoinducer 2 ABC transporter substrate-binding protein: MRMNKKFLMLLLCVLFTVAVLAANYEIAVVVKIGGIPWFNRMEVGVKDAASELGVNAYQIGPSDADPAQQVKIVEDLIAKGVDAICVVPNDAKALEPVFEKARANGIIIITHESPEQKGGDWDVETIDNVKFGEANFEKLAQLMGGEGEFAVFVGGLTVPLHNFWADVGLAYVAEKYPNMKLVTERIPCGESVELSYQKTLELLNAYPNLKGIVGFGSLGPIGASQALNARNMKGKVQIVGTVIPSHADPYLKQGLMQWGYLWDPKDAGFAQVYLAKTLLDAKNALAEAGVPEGIVPVVVDGFEIPGLGKATLEGNIVKFDAQIDITAENALSYGF; encoded by the coding sequence ATGCGAATGAACAAGAAATTTCTGATGCTCCTGCTCTGTGTCTTGTTTACAGTTGCTGTCTTAGCAGCCAACTATGAAATCGCCGTTGTTGTTAAGATCGGTGGAATTCCCTGGTTCAACAGAATGGAAGTCGGTGTCAAAGATGCCGCTTCAGAACTCGGGGTGAACGCTTACCAGATAGGGCCTTCAGATGCAGATCCTGCTCAGCAGGTGAAGATTGTTGAAGACCTTATTGCCAAGGGCGTCGATGCAATCTGTGTAGTACCTAATGATGCTAAGGCTCTTGAGCCTGTCTTCGAGAAGGCAAGAGCGAACGGCATCATTATCATCACTCACGAGTCGCCAGAGCAGAAGGGTGGCGACTGGGACGTTGAAACGATAGACAACGTCAAGTTCGGAGAGGCGAACTTCGAAAAGCTCGCGCAGCTGATGGGCGGAGAAGGAGAGTTTGCGGTATTTGTCGGCGGGCTTACAGTTCCGCTTCACAACTTCTGGGCAGATGTAGGCCTTGCATATGTTGCAGAGAAGTATCCGAACATGAAGTTGGTGACCGAGAGGATTCCGTGTGGCGAAAGTGTGGAGCTTTCCTATCAGAAGACACTCGAGCTTCTCAATGCTTACCCGAACTTGAAGGGCATAGTCGGGTTCGGCTCTCTAGGCCCGATCGGTGCCTCTCAGGCTCTCAACGCAAGGAACATGAAGGGAAAGGTTCAGATTGTAGGTACGGTAATTCCGAGTCACGCTGACCCTTACCTGAAGCAGGGTTTGATGCAGTGGGGTTACCTGTGGGATCCGAAGGATGCCGGATTTGCACAGGTTTATCTTGCGAAAACACTGCTGGACGCAAAGAATGCTCTTGCAGAGGCCGGAGTTCCGGAAGGTATTGTGCCGGTGGTCGTCGATGGCTTTGAGATACCCGGTCTTGGAAAGGCAACTCTCGAAGGAAACATAGTCAAATTTGACGCGCAAATCGATATAACTGCTGAAAACGCCCTTTCTTACGGGTTCTGA
- the xylB gene encoding xylulokinase has product MKEGILSIDLGTMGVKVTLVSMSGEIQRSAYAEYPIISELPGQAEQDPALWWKGIIDCIKELKSHDACLPKLVNAISICGQMHTHVYLDSEDNPIGPSITWLDQRSSEIIEQWNKDGRADRLFELTWNFPTTTYAAPQICWVKKHRPQVFAKTKSIMIAKDYIKYLLTGNKITDPSDASGTAVFDIRTNKWSPEALDLIGLDGHLLSDVMPSARIMGHITERAGKETGLLEGTPVVNGGSDHSVAELGSGLLGEGEVSCIVGTAGVVAACTSTPVIDPKKRVMCWSYPLEGYWDILGITQTAASSLTWFRNTFDKERSNEVFDEYSSMAEKVSLGSEGLVFLPYLMGERTPLWDSKARGVFFGLTIKHSKAHMVRAIMEGVSFSIKDCMKVVEELGVSFDSVNVMGGGSKSPVWRRIQSDVYGKKVMTLETQDTGSIGNLILALLATKEIRDPLEAAHLIRRVERVDPDPARAEKYDNLFGIYKRIYDRTRSMMAELEAYADE; this is encoded by the coding sequence ATGAAGGAAGGGATTCTGTCCATCGATCTGGGAACAATGGGAGTCAAAGTCACTCTTGTCTCCATGAGTGGTGAGATTCAGCGATCTGCTTATGCCGAGTATCCTATAATTTCTGAACTACCGGGACAGGCCGAGCAGGACCCTGCGCTCTGGTGGAAGGGGATTATCGATTGTATAAAGGAGCTCAAGTCTCATGACGCCTGCCTTCCCAAACTTGTAAATGCGATTTCGATCTGCGGTCAGATGCACACTCACGTCTATCTCGACTCTGAAGATAATCCTATAGGCCCTTCGATTACCTGGCTCGATCAGAGAAGCAGCGAAATAATAGAGCAATGGAACAAAGATGGAAGGGCAGATAGGCTCTTCGAACTCACATGGAACTTTCCAACGACTACATATGCAGCACCGCAGATTTGCTGGGTGAAAAAACACAGACCACAAGTCTTCGCGAAAACGAAGTCGATAATGATCGCCAAGGATTACATAAAGTACCTGCTGACCGGCAACAAAATCACTGATCCATCCGACGCGTCCGGGACAGCAGTTTTCGACATAAGAACCAACAAATGGAGCCCCGAAGCCCTTGACCTGATAGGCTTGGACGGCCATCTTCTTTCCGATGTAATGCCTTCGGCAAGAATAATGGGCCACATAACCGAAAGGGCAGGGAAGGAAACTGGTCTGCTGGAAGGAACTCCAGTTGTCAACGGAGGCTCAGACCACTCTGTGGCCGAATTAGGCTCCGGCCTTCTCGGCGAAGGCGAGGTATCCTGCATAGTTGGCACTGCCGGAGTTGTGGCGGCATGTACATCTACACCCGTTATCGACCCAAAAAAGAGAGTTATGTGCTGGAGCTATCCCCTGGAAGGCTACTGGGACATTCTTGGAATAACTCAAACCGCCGCTTCCAGCTTAACGTGGTTCAGAAACACATTCGACAAAGAAAGAAGCAACGAAGTCTTCGACGAATACTCTTCGATGGCCGAAAAGGTTTCTCTCGGATCCGAGGGGCTGGTCTTCCTCCCCTATCTTATGGGAGAGAGAACGCCTCTCTGGGACTCAAAGGCTCGCGGTGTTTTCTTCGGACTTACAATCAAGCATTCCAAAGCCCACATGGTTCGGGCAATCATGGAAGGGGTCTCCTTTTCAATAAAGGATTGCATGAAGGTCGTTGAAGAGCTGGGTGTGAGTTTCGACAGCGTGAATGTCATGGGCGGAGGAAGCAAGAGCCCTGTTTGGAGAAGGATCCAATCCGATGTCTATGGAAAGAAAGTCATGACGCTCGAGACCCAGGACACAGGCTCTATAGGAAACCTAATACTCGCCCTTCTTGCAACAAAGGAGATACGCGACCCCCTGGAGGCGGCCCATCTCATAAGGCGTGTCGAGAGGGTCGATCCCGATCCCGCTAGAGCAGAAAAATACGACAACTTATTTGGTATATACAAGAGAATCTACGATAGAACACGTTCAATGATGGCAGAATTGGAGGCGTATGCGGATGAATAA
- a CDS encoding class II aldolase/adducin family protein has protein sequence MNKDEFAGLVLDACKKMEDRGMTVGTWGNISVKVNDETFLITPSGMSYGCLKIDDIVMADMEGNTIDSKRKPSIEHALHRMIYKHRSDVGAVIHTHPQYSTAFAIARKDVPAVSEELVQIIGEGVKCAKYALPGTEELAINVVEALGNSNAVLLANHGAVCVGSNLSDAFKVAEVLEKSAKTIIMATIIGTPQVISHEECLKMQDFVKNHYGQK, from the coding sequence ATGAATAAAGATGAATTTGCAGGACTGGTGCTGGATGCCTGTAAGAAAATGGAAGATCGGGGTATGACTGTTGGAACATGGGGAAACATAAGCGTTAAAGTGAATGATGAAACCTTCCTAATAACTCCGAGCGGGATGAGCTATGGCTGCTTGAAGATCGATGATATTGTGATGGCAGATATGGAAGGCAATACTATTGACAGCAAGCGAAAGCCAAGTATAGAGCATGCGCTGCACAGGATGATCTACAAACACCGGTCAGATGTTGGGGCGGTGATTCACACTCATCCTCAGTACTCAACGGCATTCGCCATAGCAAGAAAAGATGTGCCCGCAGTTTCGGAGGAACTCGTACAGATAATCGGAGAAGGCGTCAAGTGTGCAAAGTATGCGCTTCCCGGGACTGAGGAATTGGCCATTAACGTTGTGGAGGCTCTCGGAAACAGTAATGCAGTGCTTCTCGCGAACCACGGAGCAGTCTGCGTTGGTAGCAACCTGAGCGATGCTTTCAAGGTGGCCGAGGTACTTGAGAAGTCGGCAAAAACGATTATCATGGCAACAATCATAGGAACTCCTCAGGTAATTTCTCACGAGGAGTGTCTTAAGATGCAGGACTTCGTAAAGAATCACTACGGACAGAAATGA
- a CDS encoding DUF1343 domain-containing protein → MVSLGIDVLRKRGFKDLRNKAIGLVTNYSFVDSDLKWGIDLMFESKLNVKKIFTPEHGLGGVADGAHVNDDLHPKYGIPVVSLYGDKRKPLQEDLEGLDVVVYDIQDVGLRFYTFIYTLAYTMESAAEAGIQYVIFDRPNPLGRGVFGSRIDDELQTFVGGYRLPLQYGLTAGELAQYFKKLMKLDLDLQVVKLEGWNGETYDATSLLWNVPSPNVPTYESLLGYAGTCFFETTNVSEGRGTFKPFILIGAPWINGSDFAAFLKREFPDLRLRSREFMPFYRKYANASCSGVEFFPRNDDNFFVITLKMMDYLLKYEQFEIMDRSDDLIGIANSAQKIRTGKLDYSQWKQSGMEFIEFAEDCLLYPGELNYRD, encoded by the coding sequence ATGGTTTCGCTGGGAATAGATGTCTTGCGGAAAAGAGGTTTCAAAGATCTAAGAAACAAGGCGATCGGTCTCGTCACGAACTACTCATTCGTTGACTCAGATCTGAAGTGGGGAATTGACCTCATGTTCGAAAGCAAACTCAATGTGAAAAAGATCTTCACCCCTGAACACGGACTTGGAGGAGTAGCCGACGGGGCGCATGTAAACGACGATCTCCATCCAAAATACGGCATTCCTGTGGTAAGTCTATACGGGGATAAGCGCAAACCTTTGCAGGAAGATCTCGAAGGGCTTGATGTAGTCGTATACGACATTCAGGATGTTGGCCTGAGATTCTACACATTCATCTATACTCTCGCCTATACAATGGAATCAGCGGCGGAAGCCGGAATTCAGTACGTAATTTTTGACAGGCCGAACCCGCTGGGCAGAGGGGTCTTCGGAAGCAGAATAGATGACGAGTTGCAGACCTTTGTTGGTGGCTATAGACTGCCCCTCCAGTACGGACTTACGGCAGGAGAGCTTGCCCAATATTTCAAGAAGCTCATGAAACTCGATCTCGACCTGCAAGTCGTGAAGCTTGAAGGTTGGAACGGCGAAACTTACGATGCCACGTCTCTTTTGTGGAATGTGCCTTCACCAAATGTGCCGACCTACGAATCTCTTCTAGGTTACGCGGGAACCTGCTTCTTTGAAACCACAAACGTCTCTGAAGGCCGCGGCACATTCAAGCCCTTTATCTTGATAGGCGCTCCGTGGATCAATGGATCGGATTTCGCAGCATTTCTGAAGAGAGAGTTTCCCGATCTCAGATTACGAAGCCGTGAATTCATGCCCTTCTACCGGAAGTACGCAAATGCCAGCTGCAGCGGGGTAGAGTTCTTTCCGAGAAATGACGACAACTTCTTTGTGATAACTTTGAAGATGATGGATTATTTGCTAAAATATGAACAATTTGAGATAATGGACCGCTCAGATGATCTTATCGGCATTGCGAATAGCGCACAGAAGATTAGAACCGGAAAGCTTGACTACAGCCAATGGAAACAGTCAGGGATGGAGTTCATAGAGTTCGCTGAGGATTGTCTCCTCTATCCCGGTGAACTGAATTATCGTGATTGA
- a CDS encoding GntR family transcriptional regulator has translation MGETPIPLYYKLYVDLKESLNSGKYQKGDKLPTEKELCQQYSISRLTVRRAMDELRREGFIERLKGKGTFVTGSKREEQLAILTGFTDEARKRGSETRSVVLENRLVRVPADAVELFDIPADAMVVLLKRVRFLEGEPYAIEEAYLNVGADIRLLNITQRDMEKESLYGILRKEYGINISYAEEEMELTRLKKEEARFLRQELDDCAIMRKRFTYTKSDICIEYVISLYRADKSKFKIVRRI, from the coding sequence ATGGGTGAAACGCCGATTCCACTATACTACAAGTTGTACGTTGACTTGAAGGAATCCCTCAATTCCGGAAAGTATCAGAAGGGCGATAAGCTTCCCACGGAAAAGGAGCTTTGCCAACAGTACAGCATAAGCAGACTTACTGTCAGGAGAGCAATGGATGAGCTAAGAAGAGAGGGGTTCATCGAAAGGCTTAAGGGGAAGGGGACCTTCGTCACAGGATCTAAGCGCGAAGAGCAGCTTGCCATACTCACAGGATTCACGGATGAGGCTAGAAAGCGCGGCAGTGAGACCCGGTCTGTAGTTTTGGAGAACAGACTAGTCAGAGTCCCAGCAGATGCAGTAGAGCTCTTCGATATCCCAGCAGACGCAATGGTCGTGCTCCTGAAAAGAGTTAGATTTCTCGAAGGAGAACCCTACGCAATTGAAGAAGCATATCTAAATGTGGGAGCGGATATCCGTTTGCTCAATATTACACAGAGAGACATGGAAAAGGAGTCTCTGTACGGAATCCTAAGAAAGGAGTACGGAATCAATATCTCTTATGCAGAAGAAGAAATGGAACTCACAAGGCTAAAGAAAGAAGAAGCCCGTTTTCTTCGTCAGGAACTGGATGACTGCGCAATAATGAGAAAGAGATTCACGTACACAAAGAGTGATATCTGCATCGAGTATGTTATCTCATTGTACAGAGCAGACAAAAGCAAGTTTAAAATAGTAAGAAGGATATAG
- a CDS encoding L-Ala-D/L-Glu epimerase, with amino-acid sequence MRIKDLRFTEKKWDFVKPFHIANNVSSSKVNIEVELVLSDGTIGLGESSSSFRVNGESGAAIFQLQKEILEMIKDLDVRDYRRIFAKLDSYSRTAPSLKAAIQFATLHAFSRLISTPVYQILGGMKDYVETDKTVSIGSLEETVHDAKEIFEAGHKVIKMKVGEDVKSDIARVLAVNDVIKGVRYVIDANTGYTPKEALRFIDAMYRNDVPVGIFEQPVPAEDFEGLKIIRQGSMYPVGADESAKTKYDVMRLIKEGAVDYVNIKLMKSGLSDALAIVEMCNSAGIGLMIGCMSESGVGVSQSVHFAAGTGAFTYHDLDSHLLLKNVDPVGFRQEKDRQYPILF; translated from the coding sequence ATGAGGATCAAGGACCTGCGTTTCACCGAAAAGAAATGGGACTTCGTAAAACCTTTTCACATTGCAAACAATGTCTCCAGCTCCAAAGTAAATATTGAAGTTGAATTAGTTCTGTCGGACGGAACGATCGGTCTGGGCGAATCTTCTTCGTCTTTCAGAGTTAATGGAGAGAGCGGAGCCGCCATTTTTCAGCTCCAGAAAGAAATTCTCGAGATGATAAAGGATCTCGATGTTCGAGACTACAGAAGGATTTTCGCAAAGCTCGATTCATATTCTAGAACGGCGCCAAGTTTGAAAGCTGCCATTCAGTTTGCCACTCTTCACGCCTTTTCCAGATTGATCTCTACACCTGTCTATCAGATTCTTGGCGGAATGAAGGATTACGTCGAGACCGACAAGACGGTCAGCATAGGCAGTCTGGAAGAGACGGTCCATGACGCTAAGGAGATCTTCGAAGCGGGGCATAAAGTTATCAAGATGAAGGTCGGCGAAGATGTTAAGAGCGACATTGCCAGGGTACTGGCAGTCAACGATGTGATCAAGGGTGTCAGGTATGTGATAGATGCAAACACAGGCTATACACCCAAAGAAGCTTTGAGATTCATAGATGCAATGTACAGAAACGATGTGCCCGTGGGGATATTCGAACAACCGGTGCCTGCCGAAGATTTCGAAGGGCTGAAAATAATCAGGCAGGGCTCCATGTATCCTGTTGGCGCAGATGAAAGCGCAAAGACGAAGTATGACGTTATGAGACTCATAAAGGAAGGCGCAGTTGATTACGTGAATATCAAACTCATGAAGTCGGGACTCTCAGACGCTCTTGCGATTGTAGAGATGTGTAACAGCGCGGGTATAGGTCTTATGATCGGCTGCATGAGCGAGTCTGGTGTAGGAGTCTCTCAAAGCGTCCATTTCGCTGCTGGAACCGGCGCATTCACGTATCACGATTTGGATTCTCATTTATTGCTTAAGAATGTCGATCCTGTCGGATTCAGACAGGAGAAAGATAGACAGTATCCTATTTTGTTCTAA
- a CDS encoding ABC transporter substrate-binding protein — protein sequence MKRSFILISLMVLLVAAMGFAATPKDTLVIGANTGIFITMDPAVAYEVFPNKIVAAIYAQLVKLEAIDGVIVPVPDIAESWEISDDGLTYTFNIRKGVKFSNGDALTAEDVLFSLKRPVVLESVSAWFLVDIFGINKDNVDEKIKQIDDYTVSITLNAPYAENITLGILSNMFTGIVNKDVVLEHEVDGDLGGAWLTDHSAGAGPYVLVQWERNNVILLEANPNYYGEQPPLKRIMIRDIPEASNQRLLLERGDIDVAWDLTPQLLEEAKRNPDIVEVKVPGHSNEYLAMNATWGPLANPKVREAVRFSINYEEIVEDIMLNNALLVQGFINKGYFGYVEENPFYQDIEKAKALLAEAGYPDGFEVELLTSNTDTRKAEAEKIQADLALSGIKANIVIMQSSQMYAKYRAQGHQMIIAGWGNDYPDPDNLAMAHANYRAKQLAWRNAWFDDYAATLCEWGQIEPNPDKREQIYKDLTEYWFHNGPFAMLYQTVEFWGIRKEVKNFEEAAFGYGMLFDFTKVSK from the coding sequence ATGAAGCGAAGCTTCATATTGATTTCACTAATGGTACTTCTTGTTGCAGCCATGGGATTTGCTGCAACTCCAAAAGACACTCTTGTAATAGGCGCAAACACCGGTATTTTTATTACCATGGATCCTGCCGTTGCCTATGAGGTCTTTCCGAACAAAATCGTCGCTGCCATCTATGCTCAATTAGTCAAGCTAGAGGCAATTGACGGCGTCATCGTTCCAGTCCCAGACATTGCCGAGAGCTGGGAGATTTCCGATGACGGACTTACCTACACCTTTAATATCAGGAAGGGAGTCAAATTCTCCAACGGTGATGCCCTAACAGCCGAGGATGTTCTCTTCTCTCTGAAGAGACCAGTTGTTCTCGAGTCTGTTTCTGCGTGGTTCTTGGTCGATATCTTCGGCATAAACAAGGACAACGTGGACGAGAAGATAAAGCAGATCGACGATTACACTGTGTCCATAACCTTGAACGCTCCTTATGCAGAAAACATCACACTTGGGATTCTATCCAACATGTTCACAGGTATCGTCAACAAAGACGTAGTCCTTGAACACGAAGTAGATGGAGACCTTGGTGGCGCATGGCTTACAGATCACTCCGCTGGTGCAGGCCCATACGTTCTCGTTCAGTGGGAGAGAAACAACGTTATCCTTCTTGAAGCCAATCCGAATTACTACGGCGAACAGCCCCCTCTGAAGAGAATCATGATTAGAGACATCCCCGAAGCATCTAACCAGAGACTTCTTCTTGAAAGAGGAGACATCGATGTTGCCTGGGATCTTACGCCACAGCTGCTTGAAGAGGCCAAGAGAAATCCCGACATAGTTGAAGTCAAGGTTCCGGGACATTCAAACGAGTATCTCGCGATGAATGCTACCTGGGGACCCCTTGCGAACCCTAAGGTAAGAGAAGCCGTAAGGTTCTCGATCAATTACGAAGAGATCGTCGAAGACATTATGCTCAATAACGCTCTCCTAGTACAGGGGTTCATAAACAAGGGCTACTTCGGCTATGTGGAAGAAAACCCATTCTACCAGGATATCGAAAAAGCTAAGGCTCTTCTCGCCGAAGCAGGATACCCTGATGGATTCGAAGTTGAGCTTCTGACCAGCAATACTGACACGAGAAAGGCAGAGGCCGAGAAGATCCAGGCAGACCTGGCGCTTTCAGGAATAAAGGCCAATATAGTAATAATGCAGTCTTCTCAGATGTACGCCAAGTATCGTGCACAGGGTCATCAGATGATCATTGCCGGCTGGGGCAATGACTATCCCGATCCGGACAACCTTGCAATGGCTCATGCAAACTACAGGGCAAAACAGCTAGCGTGGAGAAATGCATGGTTCGACGATTATGCAGCGACACTTTGTGAATGGGGTCAGATAGAACCCAATCCAGACAAGCGTGAACAAATTTACAAGGATCTTACAGAATACTGGTTCCATAATGGGCCTTTTGCGATGCTATACCAGACTGTAGAGTTCTGGGGAATTCGCAAAGAAGTCAAGAACTTTGAAGAAGCGGCTTTCGGCTACGGAATGCTGTTCGACTTCACAAAGGTTTCTAAGTAA
- a CDS encoding ABC transporter permease: MNFGQFLLRRLFLMVIVLFGVACIVFFIANVIPADPVGAILGGNAPPEAVDRLKAKLGYDQPLAIRFVNFITGAVRGDFGVSLKTSNPVMKDIMNYFPATMELALVAIIISIFLGITLGILSAVHRNKAIDQFSRVFSILGVSMPVFWIGLLLLLVFYFKLGWLPGSGRLGFFTNPPPRVTGMYLIDSIIAGQWDTFKEALMHILLPAFVLGYNATASIARITRASMLDVLRQDYIRTAKSKGLRKNVVIYRHALRNSLIPTVTIIGLVFGGLLEGAVLTETVFSWPGLGRYITTGMLFLDYPAIMGGTLYIALIYSIANLIVDILYALLDPRMRM, from the coding sequence ATGAACTTCGGACAATTCTTACTCAGAAGACTATTCTTGATGGTCATAGTGCTTTTCGGTGTCGCCTGTATTGTCTTCTTTATAGCAAATGTAATACCCGCCGACCCGGTTGGGGCTATTCTCGGGGGAAACGCACCGCCTGAGGCCGTTGATAGATTGAAGGCGAAGCTTGGATATGACCAACCACTTGCAATTAGATTTGTCAACTTCATTACCGGCGCGGTTAGAGGTGATTTCGGCGTTTCTTTGAAGACCTCGAATCCCGTCATGAAAGATATAATGAACTACTTCCCTGCCACGATGGAGCTTGCCTTAGTTGCGATAATCATCTCTATCTTTTTAGGTATTACTCTTGGAATATTGTCGGCCGTTCACCGTAACAAAGCTATAGACCAGTTTTCGAGAGTCTTTTCGATACTGGGTGTCTCTATGCCGGTATTCTGGATAGGACTTCTTCTTCTGCTTGTCTTCTACTTCAAGCTGGGATGGCTTCCCGGAAGCGGAAGGCTGGGCTTTTTTACCAACCCACCTCCGAGAGTTACGGGAATGTACCTGATAGACTCGATTATCGCCGGTCAGTGGGACACTTTCAAGGAAGCCTTGATGCACATTCTTCTTCCTGCTTTTGTTCTAGGCTATAACGCTACGGCATCCATCGCAAGGATTACGAGAGCCAGTATGCTCGACGTACTGCGACAGGACTACATAAGAACTGCAAAATCAAAGGGTTTGAGAAAGAACGTCGTAATTTATCGCCACGCGCTGAGGAATTCTCTGATACCAACCGTTACGATAATCGGGCTCGTCTTTGGAGGCTTGTTGGAGGGAGCCGTTCTTACAGAAACGGTCTTTTCTTGGCCAGGTCTCGGAAGATACATTACCACCGGAATGCTCTTCCTTGACTATCCTGCAATAATGGGTGGTACTTTGTATATAGCACTTATTTACTCGATTGCGAATCTCATTGTAGATATTCTCTACGCTCTTCTCGATCCAAGGATGAGGATGTGA